The Actinomadura graeca nucleotide sequence CGCCGTCGAGCACACGGCGAGCGGCGAGGAGGACGGCAAGTTCGTCCTCGAAGTAGAGATGCAGAACGGACATGTACGGGTGGGCGTGCTCGACATGGGCGCGCAGACACGCCCGACCGTCAGCAATCAGGCCAGCGGCGCGGACGTGACATCCGGACGCGGCTTGTTCATCGTGGAGGCGGTCTCCAAGTCGTGGGGTAGCGAGCCCGTCCGGGTGGGACGACGGGTCTGGGCGGACGTCGTCGGTATGCCGGTGTGAGCGGGCCGCCGATACCGCGCCGCCGGCGGCGGCTACGCGCTGTCAGTTCCTCGACCGGCGATGAGCTTTCCGACACAGTGTCTAGGGTCCTAGACTCGCTGGCACCGATCGGAGGGGGTGTCATGCCAGGCGAGTTGGAGCGCATCGCGCAGATCGACGACCCGTATGAGCTGCTGCGCGCCGCGACTGAGCGTCTGGCAGATGCGCAGCAGGAAGTGACGGAGTTGGCGCGGTTGCGGCGGCGGCTGATTCAGGAGCTGCACGCGCAGGGCATGTCGTACGCGCAGATCGCTCACGCGGCGGGGTTGAGCCGCGGGCGTATCCATCAGATCCGGCACACCGGGCCAGCGCCGGAGGGGGCCTTCCTGGGGGCGGGTGAGGTGACGGTGGTCACTCCCCTGCGTCCTGACCCTGCCAGTGACCGAACGTACGTCGCGTTGGACGATCTGAAGACGGGGCAACGGCTGGGTAATTTGGCACGGACGTTCGACCTGATCGTCAACACTGATCATGTCGGCCTGGACGGCGAGGTCGACCTCGACCGGGCGGGTCTGCTGGTGATCTGCGGCCCCCGGATGTCGCCCGCGATGCATGAGGCGTACGGCAAGGACCCCGTCCTGGAATGGAAGCGGGACGACGCCGGATGGCTGCTGCGCGACACCCGCACCGGCGCCGAGCACAGATCGGGTCAGGAGGACGAGCCGCCCCGGCTGTATGACGTCGGTTATCTCGGTCGGCTCCCCCGGCCGGACGGCAACGGCAGTTTCCTCGCCATCGCGGGTATCCATCCTGAGGGGTCGTTGGGTGTGGTGCACCTGCTGACCACGGATATCGGGAGCCTGTGGGGGCAGGTCGGCGATGACCGGTTCTCGGTCGTGGTCGGTACCGAGTACAGCGCGGACACCCATGAGCCGGTGCGGACAGAGCTGCTGACCCCGATCTACCGGCATGACGAGGCGCCAAGCTGACGAGGGGCCATGCGCGTACAGATCGCCAGCGAACCGGGGCGTCCAGGGCGGGCGAACGAGGACTTCGCCGCGGTGGCACCCGGGCTCTTCGTGGTCATCGACGGGGCAGGCACTCCGGCGGACGTGGGCACGGGATGTGAGCATTCGGTCGCCTGGTACGCGCGCCACCTGGGCGGGGCGGTCCTAGCGGCTGCGGTCGATGCCGGTACGGGTTTGGACGAGGCACTGGCGGTCAGTATCGAGCGGGTCAACGCTCTCCATGTCCGGACGTGTGACCTGAGGCATCCGGGATCGCCCTCGGCGACCGTCGCCCTGGCGCGGATGGACGGCGGGCGGCTCGAACATCTGGTGCTCTCGGACGCCGTGGTCGTCCTCGATCGGATCGGCCAGTCGCCGGCGGTCGTCACCGATGACCGTCTTACCGACGTGATCGCCCGGCTGGACGAGCCGGAGCGGTCGCCTGCGGTGGGCAGTGACGCGCACGCCCGGTGGTTGCGGGATCGGGTCGAGCGGCTAGCGGCCCACCGCAACCGGCCCGGCGGGTTCTGGGTGGCCAGTACGAAACCTGAAGCGGCCGGGGAGGCGCTCACGGGATCTAGTTCCCTTGATGAGCTGAACGGCGTTGCGCTGCTGAGCGACGGGGCGAGCCGGTTGGTCGATCGCTTCGGCCTGCTGGGCTGGCCGGAGCTGCTCGCCGTGCTCCGCAAGGGCGGACCGGAGGAGCTCATCGCCCGTACGCGTGATGCGGAGGCGTCCGACCCGGTCGGGGCGCGGTGGCCCCGCGGGAAGGCGGCCGATGACGCGAGCGCGGTCTGGTGGGCGCGCGAGGATGCGGTTCCCAGAGATCTGTAGACCCCCTAGACAGTTGCCGATTCATCGCTTACCTTCATTGTTTACCCCCCTAGACAGTCACTCGAAAAGGACGAGTGATCCAACTGTCTAGAGGGCTCGACAGTGGAGGTTCTTCGTGCGCAACATCCCGGTGGACGTGTCGGCGTTGACGTTCGTGTGCGTGTCGGCGCCACGTCCCAAGCTGGTGAGTCAGGAGACGGGGGAGGTCAAGACCGATCGGGACGGCAACACGGTGTTCACGGTGGGTCTGTCGGCTGCCGATGCCATGGGGCGGGTGGAGTTGGTGAACCTGTCGGTGCCCGGCGACCAGGACGTGACGATCGGGCAGATCGTGTCGCCGGTGGACCTGGTCGCGTTCCCCTGGGAGCAGGTCATCAACGGCCAGAAGCGGTGGGGCATCGCCTACCGGGCGTCGCGTGTCGCCGTGGCCGGTCCGGTCGGGGTGCCGGACGTTCCCGGGTCCGCTGCGGCGGACGTGGCCTGAACGGCGGCCCTGTCATGAACACGGTTTACCTGGTGCTCGGGGTCCTGGCCGCTGCGGCGGCCGGGCTCTGGGCCTGGCGCCGGTACCACCCGGTGTCGTTCTGGTACGGCGTGGCCTTCCCGGCCCGCGCGGCGCTGGTCTATCTGACCTGGCATCACGTGGCGTCGGGCTGCAAGCTGACCCGCAACCGGCGGCGGTTCCGGCTCACCCTCGACGCCGTCCCGGTCGTCGGCCCGGCCGCTCGCAACGCCGCGACGGTGGTGGAGCACAAGCGGCGGGTGCGGCGAGTCGATGTCGAGCGGGCTCCCCGCCTGGGGTTCTACGGCCGACCCGGCTGGGCTGGCGGATGCGCCTCCGCCTGCATGACGGACAGGTTCCTGCCGACTACCAGAAGGCGGCGGAGGGCATCGCGCACGCCTGGCGCGTGCACTCGGTTCGCGTGGTCGACGTCCGGCCGGGCTTCGTCACGCTGTGGGCCACGATGCGTGATCCGCTGGTCGACGTGGTCACCGAACCCGAGACCGGTGAACTGCTGACGGTGCGTCCCGGCAAGTTGGAGAACGGGCACGACTGGGTGATCGATTTCCGCATCGTCCCGCACTGGCTCAACGCTGGGGCGACTCAGTCCGGCAAGTCCAACCTGGCCAACGCGGTGATCAAGGGTCTGGCTCCGCAACCGGTCGCCCTGGTCGGCTTCGACCTCAAGGGCGGTGTGGAGTTCACGCCGTACGCGCCTCGGCTCTCGGCCTTGGCGACCACCCGCAAAGAGTCCGTTGTCCTGCTGGCCGACCTGGTGGACGAGGTCGAGAACCGCATGGCGGTGTGCCGCGCGCACGGTGCCCGCAACGTCTGGACGCTGCCGGACGACCTGCGTCCGGTGCCGGTGGTGATCCTGGTGGACGAAGTCGCCGAACTGTTCCTGATGGCCGACAAGTCCGAGAAGGACGAGGTTGCCAGGACAGCTACCGCGCTGCTGCGGGTGGTGCAGCTCGGGCGGGCGTTCGCGGTGTACCTGGTGGTGTGCGGGCAGCGCATCGGCTCTGATCTGGGGCCCGGTGTGACGGCGCTGCGGGCGCAACTGTCGGGGCGGGTGTGCCACCGGGTCAACGATCCGGAGACGGCGAACATGACGCTTGGCGACCTCGACCCGGCCGCCCTCGACGCTGCCCGCGCCATCCCCGCCGAGACTCCTGGCGTGTGCGTTGTCGCCGGACAAGATGGCGCCTGGCACCGTGCTCGGTCGGTCTACGTCCCCGAGTGTGAGGCCGAACAGGCTGCGCGCGACTTCGCGCACCTCACCCCCGACTGGAAGACCCTCGTCGGCTCGGTCCCGACCGTCCACCCGGCCGCATAACGGGCCGGTCGCTCCTTCTCTCTTCCCTTCCTCCTCTGGCTCGGCGTGAGCCCTCATCGCGCCGCGTCCTACCCGATCCATGCCCGAAACCGGCCCTGGAGGCTGCCCGATGGTCGCCCACATCCGTCCTCTTCGTCCCCGTCCTAGGCTCGTCGCTGTCCCGGCCCCTTCGTCCCCGTCCTCGCCGTCCCCCGGCTCGTCCCGGTTGGCGGCGGTGTCGTCCTGGGACGTGTGGCCGGTCGGTATCGAGTGGGACGAGTTCCGCTCTCTCACATCGCCCGGTGCCAGCGCTGCGCCGAGTCGTTCGCCTCGTCCCGCGCGGCCGAGGTGGACGACTGGACCGACGGACACCGCTGTGACCCGGAACTGGCCGCGCTGCTCGTCCTCGTCACCGAGCGGCGGGCGGCATGACCCGGCGGATCTTCGAGGCGCTGGCCGACTCGGGGCCGGTCGTGGTGCTTGCGGGGATCGCGGCGGCCGGGTCGTTCACCCACATCCGCGACACCGCCACCGAACACGGCCAGCGCGGGTGGATGGCCTGGGCCATCGCGGTCTGCATCGACCTCACCTGCGTGATGGCGGCCGGGGAGCGTCAGCGCGACAAGCGCACCGAGCGGAGGGCGGGGCGGTTGTCGTGGCCGACGCTGGTCCTGGTCGGCGGCATCCTGCTCTCGCTGGCCGCGAACCTTGCACAAGCCGATCCGACCACGTGGGGCTGGATCACCGCGGGCACTCCGGCGGGCGCCTTCCTCGTCGCGGTCTCCATGCTGGAACGCCGCAAGGCCGGCACTTGGGCGGCTGTTCGCCCCTCGCCGGTGCCGGACTCGTTCGGCCGTCCGTCCTCGGCGGTCTCCTCGTCCGACTCGTCCTCGTCGCGGTGGATCGTGTGGGAGGAGGACCGTCCCAGCTCCCCTACCTCCCCGGTCGTCCTGGACGAGCCGGACGGCCAGACATCCATCCCCGTCCCTGTCGAGTCGGCACCCACCGCATCGTCCCCGTCCCCACCTGCCGAGTCCTCGGCGGGGGTTGAACCGGCGGGGCCACTGGTCGACTTCGCACGCCGTGTCGCCGCCGAACACCAGACCGAACACGGACGGCCGATCACCCGAGACATCCTCCGTGCCCGGCTCGGCGTGTCCAACCAACTCGCCTCCGACCTGCTCCGGCAGGTCCGCACAGATCAAGCCCACAGCGAGGCGACCGCGTGAATCACGATCAGAAGGTCACCATGCCTGCCCTCGTCTCGAACACCGACGACCAGTCACGCCCCGACAATGAGGCTGCATGGCGGCTGCGCTGTCGTGCCTGTGACGTCACGAACCACGGGCTCACCTGGGTGTCGCTGCTCACGCGCCGGGGCGGCCCCTCTTGCTCGGCCTGCGGCTCCGACCAGGTGACCGCGCAGGACTCGGCGACGGGATCGGCCGTCGCCTTCCCTCGTCCGCTCGTCTCGGTCGGCGAGTGGTGGCAGTGCTGCAACTGCGGCGGAACCGGCCTGGACTCCTACGGCGACACCTGCCCGCACTGCTCGGGCCTCGGCAACTGCCAGTGATCTGAACGCCCCCGGCGTGACCGCTCAACCGCCAAGTCACGCCGTCACGTCGGGGGCCATCCCCTCATCCGCACGAAACGGCTAGGAGATCCCTTCATCGTGCCTCACCCGGTCCTCACACCGCAGGACGCCCGGCTGATGGCAAAGATCATCGACCGGCCTGACTTCGAGCGCTGGGCCGCTCGTGCTCGCGCTACCGGCGGCTGCTCTCAGCCAGTGTTCCTGACCGGCACCGTGAAACACGTCCACACCGGCACCGGCGAACTACTGCACCACTACTCAACCGACACCGAACCGGACGGCGCGCTGCCGGTGGCCTGCAAAACCCGCCGTGCCTCCCGCTGCCCTGCCTGCGCCGAGATCTACCGCGCCGACACCTACCAGCTCATCCGCGCGGGCCTTGCCGGTGGGAAGGGCATCCCGGAAAGCGTCTCCGGCCATCCGGCCGCCTTCGTCACACTGACCGCGCCCTCGTTCGGTCCCGTCCATGCGCGGCGCGTGCGCAACGGCGAACGGGTCGAGCGCTGCCACCCTCGGCGGGGCGCTAGGCCGTGCCCTCATGGCGTGGTGGCCTCCTGCGGCGTTCAACACTCCGAAAACGATCCTCGGCTCGGTGAACCGCTGTGCGCCGACTGCTACGACTACGCCGGGTCGGTGCTGTTCAATGCGCTGGCGCCGGAACTGTGGCGGCGCTTCACGCTGGCGCTGCGGCGCTACCTCGCCAAGTCGGTCGGGCTGACGCAGAAGGAGTTCCGAGAGACGCTGGCCGTCTCCTTCGCCAAGGTGGCCGAATACCAGCGTCGGGGCGTCGTCCACTTCCACGCCGTCATCCGCTTCGATGGTCCCGGCGGTCCGGCCACACCTCCACCCGATTGGGCGAACGTCCAACTCCTGGGGGACGCCGTCCGGCACGTGGCCAGCGCCGTATCGGTCGCCACTCCGGCGGCACCCGGTATCCCGGCGCGGTCCCTGACCTGGGGCGCGCAAGTCGACGTCAAGACCATCACCAGCTCGGGCACGCTCACGCAGCAGGCCGTAGCGGGCTACATCGCCAAGTACGCCACCAAGGCCGCCGAATGCGTCGGCACCCTGGACCGACGTCTTCTGCCCACTGACGACCTGGCCGCGTTGCCGATCACCGCACATGCCCGGCGGCTCATCAGCGAGTGCCTGCGCTTGGGTGCCCTGGAGGAGTTCGCAGACCTCCGGCTCGCCCAGTGGGCTCACATGCTCGGCTTCCGGGGCCACTTCTCCACCAAGTCCCGCCGGTACTCCACCACCCTCGGCGCGCTGCGAGCCGCTCGCATCGCCTTCGTCCGCGAGCAGTCCCCCGGCTGGCTACCACCCGACGACCAGGACCCTGCCCTGATCCTCGCCATCGGCGAATGGCGCTTCCAAAGCCAGGGCCTTTCGCGCGGCGAAGCGCTCGTCACCGCCGCACTCACCGGAAGACCCCTACCTCCTCCGGTCACTGCGAACGGGAGTTCCGCATGAGCAACGCACCTCACCCGATCGGCCTCGACGAGCGGCTACTGACCGTCGAGCAGGCCGCCGTGTTCCTCAACACCAGTCCGCGGTTCCCTCGTCGGCTCGTGGCCGAACGCCGCATCCGCTTCGTCAAGGTCGGGCGTTTCGTCCGCATCCCCGAATCCGCGCTCCGCGAGTTCGTCTCCGCTGGGCTCGTCGAGCCCATGACCGCTTCCGACGTCTGGAGGGCCGCCTGATGGCCAAGGGAAACAAGCCGGGTCACCGCCGCTTCGGCAACATCCGCAAGCGCGCCTCCGGCCGGTATCAAGCCAGCTACATCGGGCCGACCGGGCGGCGGCACTTCGCTCCCCAGACCTTCGAGCGCAAGAGCGAGGCTGAACGCTGGCTGTCGCTGGTCGAAGCGCAGGTCTTCAGCGGCGACTGGACCGACCCTGACCGTGCCAAGGTGCGGCTCGGGGACTACGCCGCGAAGTGGATCGAACAGCGGCCGAACCTGCGTCCTCGCACGGTCGAGTTGTACCGCTGGCTACTCAAGAAGCACATCGCGCCGCACCTCGGCGGCGTGCAGCTCGGCAAGCTCAGCACGGCCATGATCCGCGACTGGCGGACGACGCTCCTGGAAGCCGGGGTGTCGGCGAGCATGACGGCTAAGGCGTACCGGCTGCTGCGGGCGGTGCTGATGACGGCCGTTGTCGAGGACCGGGTTCTCACCCGCAACCCGTGTCAGGTCCGCGGGGCCGGTACCGAGCACGCGGCCGAGCGACCGACGCTCACGGTCGCCCAAGTCTTCGAGCTGGCGGAGCGGGTGGGCGCGCGCCCGGTCGGCAACGTCCGCAAGCTGGACAGCGATGAGTACCGGCTGCGCTACCGGGTCAAGGACGGCGTCATGCGGCGCTTCCCGCAGACCTTCGCGACGCGTACGCAGGCCGAGCGGGTTCTCTGGAAGCTCGCCGAGGATGGGCACGCGGACGTTGTCCGGGACGACCGGCTACGCGCGTTCATCCTGCTGGCTGCCTTCGCGAGCCTGCGATGGGGTGAGGTGACCGCGCTGCGGCGGTCCGACATCGACACCGTCAAGAGAACCGTTCGGGTGCGTGCTGCCTACGTCGAACGGGCCAACGGAGAGATGATCCTCGGCCCCACCAAGTCCCGGGCGGGGCTGCGCACGGTCTCGATCCCGGCTGCGATCGTGCCGGACCTGGTGGCGCACCTGGAAAAGTACGTCCGGCCAGAGGCAGAGTCGCTCGTCTTCACCGGCCTGAAAGGCGGGCCACTGCGACGGAGCGGCTTTAACAAGATCACGCGCTGGAGCCACGTCGTCGAGGCGCTCGGAGTGCCGACCCTGCATTTCCACGATCTTCGGCACACCGGCAACTCGCTCGCGGCCGACATGGGCGTCTCACTCAAAACGCTCATGACCCGGATGGGCCATGACAACGAGCGGGCCGCGCTGCGCTACCAGCATCGCTCGGACCGGGCTGACCGCGTGATCGCGGACGGCCTGGACGCCCTCGTCCAAGCGGAGCGGCAGGCAGCGGACGACGAGGAGGGTGAGGGATCGGCGGGGGCGCTGGTTCCGGTGGCTTAATTGCCCGCTAATTGCCCGGCAGTGTAAATGTGACCGGAACGACTAAGGCCCAGGTCTGGGGATCATGTCCCTGGCCTGGGCCTTTGTGGTGGAGCGGGTGACGGGAATCGAACCCGCGCTGTCAGCTTGGGAAGCTGAAGTTCTACCATTGAACTACACCCGCGTGAGGCGGTGTGGGTGGCCGCCGCTCGGACATCGTACCGGATAGTCGGTGTGCGCGGGCGGGGGGCGGGAGCGGTAGCTTTTCTGACGTGCTGCTCTCCGATCGCGACATCAGGTTCGAGCTCGAGTCCGGGCGGGTGAAGATCGACCCGTATGAGCCGGGCATGGTCCAGCCGTCCAGTGTGGACGTGCGGCTGGACCGGTACTTCCGGGTGTTCGAGAACCACAAGTATCCGCACATCGACCCTGCCGTGGAGCAGAGTGATCTGACACGGCTGGTGGAGGTGGAGCCGGACGAGGCGTTCGTGCTGCATCCCGGGGAGTTCGTGCTCGCGTCGACGTACGAGGTGTTCGGGTTGCCGGACGATCTGGCGGCGCGGCTGGAGGGGAAGAGTTCGCTGGGGCGGCTGGGGCTGCTCACGCACTCGACGGCGGGGTGGATCGATCCGGGGTTCGGCGGGCATGTGACGCTGGAGCTGTCGAACGTGGCGACGCTGCCGATCAAGCTGTGGCCGGGGATGAAGATCGGGCAGATGTGCCTGTTCAGGACGAGTTCCCCCGCGGAGTATCCGTACGGGTCGGAGAAGTACGGGTCGCGCTATCAGGATCAGCGGGGGCCGACGCCGTCCAGGTCTTATCTGAACTTCCATCGGACTCGGGTCTGAGGGCCCCGGCGTCAGCCTGCTACGCCGACGCTGAAGACCACGGCGACCAGGCCGAGGCCGGTGGCGCAGAGTGTCATCACGCGTGGGTGGCCGCTGTGCGCCTCGGGCAGGATCTCGGCGGCGGCGAGGTAGAGCAGGACGCCGCCGAAGACCCCGAGGTAGGGGCCGAGGACCGCGTCCGGGACGGACACCAGCAGCGTGAGCGCGGCCCCGACGATCGGGGCGGCGGCGTCGGCGATCAGCAGGATCAGGGCGGGGCGGCGGTCGTCGCGGTTCAGCGACGCGGCGGTGAAGGTGTTGAAGCCGTCGGCGAAGTCGTGCGTGATCACTGCGAGGGCCACGAACACGCCGGTCTCCATGCCGGACTGGAAGCCGAGGCCGATGCTGAGGCCGTCGACCAGGCTGTGCCCGACGAGCGCGCAGGCGGCCAGCAGCCCGGCCTTTCCCTGCGGTGCCCCATGCGAGTGGCCGCCGGGGTGGTCGTGCGGGGCGTACTCGTTCTCGTGGCCGCGGTGGATCGCGACGGCCTGCTCGACCACGTGCAGCAGCAGGAATCCGCACGCGAAGCCGATCATCGGTGCGGGGACGCCGAAGAGGTGGTCGTGGGTCATCTCCAGCGATTCGGGGATCAGGTCGAACGCCACGACGCCCAGCATGAGTCCGCCGGCGAGCCCGAGGACGAGGTGCCGGTGGTCGCGGACGCGCATCGCGGCCAGACCACCGGTGAGCGTCATCAAGAACGCCAGAAGGGACACGAGCACGGCCATCCCCGGTTCATACCAGTCCGAGGGCCTACAAAGCACCATGAACCGCTACAGAACGCTTGACTTCCCATGAAAACCCCGTGTACCCCAAGGCCCGGAACTCATGGAATGTCACATCCGAAAATCCGCCACCTCCAGACACCGCGTCTACGGCGTCCTAGGGTCTTGTCCTGTTTCTCGAGCTGATCGAAGCGTGCTGCGCTGGCCGACGCGCCGTAGCACGGAGGCGCGCGGCGCTCCGGTTACTGTTTGTGCCTCAGCGACGGGTTCGGCGTTGCGATCGCGGTCCGAGGGCAGGTGCGAGCGGAGCGAGGACCTGATCGCGCAGCGAGCCGCCAGGCGGGTTCGGAGCGATGCGGCGATCGCCGCGGTGCCCGTTGAAGGGAGGGCCGCCAAGGCCGGGCCGCCGAGGGCACCGCAATGAAGTCAGCTTTTGATCGAGCGGATCAGGAGTTGGGAGACGTCGACGACCTCCAGTGTCTCCTTGGCGTCGCCCGAGTTCTTCTTCTCGTTGATGGCGTCGCCGAGCATGACCAGGCAGAACGGGCAGGCGGTGGAGACGGTGTCGGGGTCGGTCTCGAGTGCTTCGTCGACGCGTTCGGTGTTGATGCGCTTGCCGATGCGCTCTTCCATCCACATGCGGGCGCCGCCGGCGCCACAGCAGAAGCCGCGGTCCTTGTGGCGGTGCATTTCGCGGGTGCGGACGCCGGGGACGGTGGCCATGATGTCGCGCGGCTGCTTGTAGACCTTGTTGTGGCGGCCGAGGAAGCAGGGGTCGTGGTAGGTGATGTTCTCCTCGATCGGGGTGACGGGGGTGAGTTTGCCCGTCTCCACCAGGTGGGCGAGGAGCTGGGTGTGGTGGACGACCTCGTACTCGCCGCCGATCTGCGGGTATTCGTTGGCGAGGGTGTTGAAGCAGTGGGGACAGGTCGCGACGATCTTCTTGGCGCCGGCCTCGTTCAGGGTCTCGACGTTCTGCTGGGCGAGCATCTGGAAGACGAACTCCATGCCGAGGCGGCGTGCGGGGTCGCCGGTGCAGGCTTCCATCGGGCCGAGGACGGCGAATTTGACGCCGGCGATGTGCAGGAGTTCGGCGACGGCCTTAGTGGTCTTCTTGGCGCGGTCTTCCAGGGCGCCGGCGCAGCCGACCCAGAAGAGGTACTCGGTGTCCTCGGGGAGTTTCTCGTCGACGATCTCGACCTCGAAGTCGAGTTCCCCGATCCATTCGAGGCGCTTCGTCTCGGACATGCCCCAGGGGTTGCCCTTGTTCTCCAGGTTCTTCAGCATGACGCCGGCCTCGGACGGGAACGAGGACTCGATCATGACCTGGAAACGGCGCATGTCCAGGATGTGGTCGATGTGCTCGATGTCGACGGGGCATTGCTCGACGCAGGCGCCGCAGTTGGTGCAGGACCAGAGGACGTCGGGGTGGATGACGCCGTCCTCGGCGACGAGTTCCTTGTCGACCTGCATGGCGAGCTTCTGCTCGTCGGTGAACTTCTCGCGCTGTTCTTCGGAGGCGGTGAAGTAGGGCGCCTTGGCGAGGGCGTGGTCGCGCAGTTCGAGGACGAGCATCTTCGGCGACAGGGGCTTGCCGGTGTTCCAGGCGGGGCATTGCGACTGGCAGCGTCCGCACTCGGTGCAGGTCGCCATGTCGAGGAAGCCCTTCCAGGTGAAGTCCTCGATCTTGCCGCGGCCGAAGACGTCCTCGTCGGGGTCGGCCTCCTCGAAGTCCAGGGGCTTGCCGCCCGACATCATGGGCTGGACGGCGCCGAGGCCGTCCGGGCGGCGCTTGAACATGACGTTCAGCGGCGCGAGGAAGATGTGCAGGTGCTTGGAGTGGACGACGAAGACGAGGAAGATCAGCGCGACGGCGATGTGCAGCAGCAGGCCGACGGACTCCAGCACTTCGAGGGTGTCGTGGCCCAGGCCGTCGAAGAGGTGGCCGACGGCGTAGGAGAAGTAGGCGCCTTTGCCGTAGGCGAGGTTGCCGCTGGCCCATGCGACGCCCCGGAAGAAGAACATCGTCCAGATCACGTTGAAGATCATGAAGAGCGTGATCCAGGCGCCGCTGAGGTGGGAGCCCTTGAAGCGGGATTTGCGTCCGATGCGCTGGGGGGAGTTCTTGACGCGGATCGCGGTGAAGGTGATCAGGCCGGCGGTGCAGGCGAGGGCGATGGTGTCCTGGACGAAGCCGATCGGGCCCCACGTCTGGAGCCAGGGGATGTGCTCGTCCAGCCCGAACAGCAGCGCGACGGCCGCTTCCAGGTAGACGGTGGCGAGGAGGAAGAACGCCCACATGACGGCAGCGTGCGCGGCGCCCGCGACCGACCATTTCAGCAGTTTGCGCTGGCCGAGGACCTCGGTGACCTGGTCTTCGATGTCGGCCTTGGGGTCACGCTTGACCTGGAGCACCCGTTCGGGGTCCGGCTGGCCGCTCTTGGCGATGGCGTAGAGGAACAGCACCCGCCGCCCGGCGAGCGCCAGCGCGACCGCCGTGCCGGCGAGCCCTATGACCAACGTGATCCAGAACACTGTTCCGTCCTCCTGGGGTACGGGCGATGGCAGTCAGCGTAGAACCGGCGTCGGAACGCGCGTCATCCGGGGCCCGAATACTACTCGGTAGTAGCTTATGCGTGGCTCCCGCAGGTCAGCGGAAGACCGCTGCCGGGGGACGCGCGATCGCCCTCTCGCGGTCGTGTCATGCCCACACCCTAGAGATTAGGCGCGCCGATGAATATCGCGCGGCCCCGGAGTCCACACCGGGAACACACGTACCGCTGAGGAGTGACCGATGACCTCTGCCCCCGATCTCGCGCCCGCCGCCCGGCGGCTGGGCCTCCTGCTCGCCGGTGTGCGCGACTCGCAGCTGGCCGCGCCGACGCCCTGCGTGGAGTACACGCTCGGTGATCTGATCGACCACGTGGGCGGACTGTCCAAGGCGTTCACCTGGTCGGCCGAGAAGAACTGGCCGGACGTCCCGTCCACCGGCCCGTCCGGCGACGCGTCCCGGCTCGCCCCCGACTGGCGCGCCCGCATCCCCGAGCAGCTCGACGCGCTCGCCGCGGCCTGGACGGTCCCGGACGCCTGGCAGGGCATGACCAAGGCCG carries:
- a CDS encoding sigma-70 family RNA polymerase sigma factor, translated to MPGELERIAQIDDPYELLRAATERLADAQQEVTELARLRRRLIQELHAQGMSYAQIAHAAGLSRGRIHQIRHTGPAPEGAFLGAGEVTVVTPLRPDPASDRTYVALDDLKTGQRLGNLARTFDLIVNTDHVGLDGEVDLDRAGLLVICGPRMSPAMHEAYGKDPVLEWKRDDAGWLLRDTRTGAEHRSGQEDEPPRLYDVGYLGRLPRPDGNGSFLAIAGIHPEGSLGVVHLLTTDIGSLWGQVGDDRFSVVVGTEYSADTHEPVRTELLTPIYRHDEAPS
- a CDS encoding tyrosine-type recombinase/integrase, with protein sequence MAKGNKPGHRRFGNIRKRASGRYQASYIGPTGRRHFAPQTFERKSEAERWLSLVEAQVFSGDWTDPDRAKVRLGDYAAKWIEQRPNLRPRTVELYRWLLKKHIAPHLGGVQLGKLSTAMIRDWRTTLLEAGVSASMTAKAYRLLRAVLMTAVVEDRVLTRNPCQVRGAGTEHAAERPTLTVAQVFELAERVGARPVGNVRKLDSDEYRLRYRVKDGVMRRFPQTFATRTQAERVLWKLAEDGHADVVRDDRLRAFILLAAFASLRWGEVTALRRSDIDTVKRTVRVRAAYVERANGEMILGPTKSRAGLRTVSIPAAIVPDLVAHLEKYVRPEAESLVFTGLKGGPLRRSGFNKITRWSHVVEALGVPTLHFHDLRHTGNSLAADMGVSLKTLMTRMGHDNERAALRYQHRSDRADRVIADGLDALVQAERQAADDEEGEGSAGALVPVA
- a CDS encoding excisionase family DNA-binding protein, which codes for MSNAPHPIGLDERLLTVEQAAVFLNTSPRFPRRLVAERRIRFVKVGRFVRIPESALREFVSAGLVEPMTASDVWRAA
- a CDS encoding ATP-binding protein — encoded protein: MIDVTRWSRLFAGRPQSIGDARAFARALVVDRASDALAETVELVVSELCTNAVEHTASGEEDGKFVLEVEMQNGHVRVGVLDMGAQTRPTVSNQASGADVTSGRGLFIVEAVSKSWGSEPVRVGRRVWADVVGMPV
- a CDS encoding protein phosphatase 2C domain-containing protein, encoding MRVQIASEPGRPGRANEDFAAVAPGLFVVIDGAGTPADVGTGCEHSVAWYARHLGGAVLAAAVDAGTGLDEALAVSIERVNALHVRTCDLRHPGSPSATVALARMDGGRLEHLVLSDAVVVLDRIGQSPAVVTDDRLTDVIARLDEPERSPAVGSDAHARWLRDRVERLAAHRNRPGGFWVASTKPEAAGEALTGSSSLDELNGVALLSDGASRLVDRFGLLGWPELLAVLRKGGPEELIARTRDAEASDPVGARWPRGKAADDASAVWWAREDAVPRDL
- a CDS encoding DUF2637 domain-containing protein; this encodes MTRRIFEALADSGPVVVLAGIAAAGSFTHIRDTATEHGQRGWMAWAIAVCIDLTCVMAAGERQRDKRTERRAGRLSWPTLVLVGGILLSLAANLAQADPTTWGWITAGTPAGAFLVAVSMLERRKAGTWAAVRPSPVPDSFGRPSSAVSSSDSSSSRWIVWEEDRPSSPTSPVVLDEPDGQTSIPVPVESAPTASSPSPPAESSAGVEPAGPLVDFARRVAAEHQTEHGRPITRDILRARLGVSNQLASDLLRQVRTDQAHSEATA
- a CDS encoding replication initiator gives rise to the protein MAKIIDRPDFERWAARARATGGCSQPVFLTGTVKHVHTGTGELLHHYSTDTEPDGALPVACKTRRASRCPACAEIYRADTYQLIRAGLAGGKGIPESVSGHPAAFVTLTAPSFGPVHARRVRNGERVERCHPRRGARPCPHGVVASCGVQHSENDPRLGEPLCADCYDYAGSVLFNALAPELWRRFTLALRRYLAKSVGLTQKEFRETLAVSFAKVAEYQRRGVVHFHAVIRFDGPGGPATPPPDWANVQLLGDAVRHVASAVSVATPAAPGIPARSLTWGAQVDVKTITSSGTLTQQAVAGYIAKYATKAAECVGTLDRRLLPTDDLAALPITAHARRLISECLRLGALEEFADLRLAQWAHMLGFRGHFSTKSRRYSTTLGALRAARIAFVREQSPGWLPPDDQDPALILAIGEWRFQSQGLSRGEALVTAALTGRPLPPPVTANGSSA
- a CDS encoding FtsK/SpoIIIE domain-containing protein, whose amino-acid sequence is MRLRLHDGQVPADYQKAAEGIAHAWRVHSVRVVDVRPGFVTLWATMRDPLVDVVTEPETGELLTVRPGKLENGHDWVIDFRIVPHWLNAGATQSGKSNLANAVIKGLAPQPVALVGFDLKGGVEFTPYAPRLSALATTRKESVVLLADLVDEVENRMAVCRAHGARNVWTLPDDLRPVPVVILVDEVAELFLMADKSEKDEVARTATALLRVVQLGRAFAVYLVVCGQRIGSDLGPGVTALRAQLSGRVCHRVNDPETANMTLGDLDPAALDAARAIPAETPGVCVVAGQDGAWHRARSVYVPECEAEQAARDFAHLTPDWKTLVGSVPTVHPAA